Proteins from one Microtus pennsylvanicus isolate mMicPen1 chromosome 7, mMicPen1.hap1, whole genome shotgun sequence genomic window:
- the Lrif1 gene encoding ligand-dependent nuclear receptor-interacting factor 1 isoform X4 yields the protein MASMLKKDTQERNNKKYSQGSNTKASYLKSDTEFIKLFGLTKDLRVCLTRIPDHLGSRKGFDSFNNMVKNNSYRDADTVMKEEVKQHSFPKKRKAKTVKKMNYTKRRKIKRASDAIVNGTDDASSQLLGVLPTADIPQHNIVTDTAREDKRTEVENCSYEKQGKGTLTSSASCEQSSYFNRSYTEDIFLITPPELEETIRDEKIRRLKQNLREKEAALEEMRKKMHQNQ from the exons ATGGCATCTATGTTAAAAAAGGATacccaagaaagaaataacaagaaATATTCTCAAGGAAGCAACACAAAAGCGTCATATCTGAAGAGTGATACTGAATTTATAAAGCTCTTTGGTCTTACTAAAGATTTGAGAGTTTGTCTTACTCGAATTCCTGACCATCTGGGCTCTAGAAAAGGTTTTGATTCCTTTAATAATATGGTGAAGAATAATTCTTACAGAGATGCAGATACTGTGATGAAGGAAGAAGTAAAACAG CACAGCTTtcctaagaaaagaaaagcaaaaactgtTAAGAAGATGAATtacacaaaaaggagaaaaataaagagggCTAGTGACGCGATCGTGAATGGAACTGATGATGCCAGTTCCCAACTCCTTGGTGTTTTACCAACAGCAGACATACCGCAGCATAACATTGTCACAGACACAGCCAGGGAAGACAAGAGAACTGAGGTAGAGAACTGCTCCTATGAGAAGCAGGGAAAAGGCACATTAACTTCAAGTGCATCGTGTGAACAAAGTAGTTACTTTAACAGAAGCTATACTGAAGATATTTTTCTGATAACACCACCAGAATTAGAAGAAACCATTAGAGATGAAAAAATTAGAAGACTTAAGCAGaatctgagagagaaagaagcagctcTTGAAGAAATGCGTAAGAAGATGCACCAAAACCAGTAA
- the Lrif1 gene encoding ligand-dependent nuclear receptor-interacting factor 1 isoform X1 — translation MSNILQSAFLKAAEENSGSGSHCVSDCMYQVVQTIGTDGKSLLQLLPISKSSGNLTPVVQSPVVFDALKGNTGTPVQVTFQTQISSSSTSAPVQLPIFQPANATKYFLTRTVDTSGKGSVTSVGTGSLTPPVSNVESHGVKIDGLTMQTFANPPSTQNYSSYFVVNTPSLPVNVNSSILPSGHHLQIPVKMNSSILPSGYHLQIPAYAEVQTTPATTLSPSVHQNICGTATTSTSETVESSQIPRVFYVSPVNSVQNIVTENLQDIYPKQVTLNTSNSPVNVASQTELKGGQHSQATQVAWNFQENLQPATAISSLVPIKSSNVTSKIIKTVIGREVMGDNIKSTHLLTTIRSRRTQYIRVPFKENALVMLNEKVYLMTKEGLPSQNDQQNSVSSDIPLRKDCSEVVSSSPGTEIPKEVNSSLIESKSLELETKSLSDSQLASMASLRAEKNEKVESPSFSMTNSHTLNQSCNCLKQNQTVFTNPVFPDGFRTGQNAPRKENLIQSVEKICSSVDAATVTSQQCVFRDQETQTQSEMASMLKKDTQERNNKKYSQGSNTKASYLKSDTEFIKLFGLTKDLRVCLTRIPDHLGSRKGFDSFNNMVKNNSYRDADTVMKEEVKQHSFPKKRKAKTVKKMNYTKRRKIKRASDAIVNGTDDASSQLLGVLPTADIPQHNIVTDTAREDKRTEVENCSYEKQGKGTLTSSASCEQSSYFNRSYTEDIFLITPPELEETIRDEKIRRLKQNLREKEAALEEMRKKMHQNQ, via the exons ATGTCTAATATTCTCCAGAGCGCCTTTCTGAAAGCCGCCGAGGAAAATTCAGGCTCGGGTTCGCATTG tGTTTCAGACTGCATGTACCAAGTAGTTCAGACGATTGGCACGGATGGAAAAAGTCTTCTGCAGTTACTTCCAATTTCTAAATCTTCTGGAAATCTTACCCCGGTAGTTCAATCTCCAGTGGTATTTGATGCTTTGAAAGGGAATACAGGAACACCAGTTCAAGTTACTTTTCAAACTCAGATTTCCAGCTCCTCTACAAGTGCACCAGTTCAATTACCCATTTTTCAGCCAGCCAATGCTACAAAGTATTTTCTTACAAGAACAGTAGATACATCAGGAAAAGGTAGCGTTACTTCTGTGGGGACTGGAAGTCTTACGCCACCAGTTTCTAATGTTGAGAGTCATGGTGTGAAAATTGATGGACTCACCATGCAAACATTTGCTAATCCTCCCTCAACACAGAATTACTCATCTTACTTTGTAGTCAATACCCCAAGTCTTCCAGTGAATGTGAATTCTTCAATTTTGCCTTCTGGGCATCATTTACAGATTCCTGTGAAGATGAATTCTTCAATTTTACCTTCCGGGTATCATTTACAGATTCCAGCCTATGCTGAAGTGCAAACTACACCTGCAACCACCTTGTCTCCTTCAGTTCATCAAAACATCTGTGGAACTGCAACTACAAGTACCTCCGAAACAGTTGAGTCCTCCCAAATACCAAGAGTTTTTTATGTATCGCCTGTAAATTCAGTGCAAAATATAGTTACCGAGAACTTGCAGGATATTTACCCCAAACAAGTGACATTAAATACCTCGAACAGTCCAGTGAACGTTGCTTCACAGACAGAGTTAAAAGGTGGTCAGCACTCTCAAGCTACTCAAGTGGCATGGAATTTTCAAGAGAATCTACAGCCTGCTACTGCTATTTCATCCCTTGTTCCTATTAAGTCATCAAATGTGAcatcaaaaattataaaaactgttATAGGTAGAGAAGTGATGGGAGATAATATTAAAAGTACACATCTGTTGACTACCATCAGGTCTCGAAGGACACAATACATACGTGTGCCTTTTAAAGAGAATGCATTGGTAATGCTTAATGAGAAAGTCTATCTGATGACTAAAGAGGGTCTGCCATCACAAAATGACCAACAGAATTCTGTTTCTTCTGATATTCCACTAAGAAAAGATTGTTCAGAGGTAGTAAGTTCAAGTCCAGGCACAGAAATACCCAAAGAGGTAAATAGTTCTTTGATTGAAAGTAAATCTTTGGAATTGGAGACAAAATCACTTTCAGATTCCCAGCTTGCTTCCATGGCCAGTCTAAGAGCAGAGAAGAATGAAAAAGTGGAGAGCCCATCATTTTCTATGACAAACTCACATACTTTGAACCAATCCTGTAACTGCCTTAAACAAAACCAGACTGTGTTTACAAACCCAGTTTTTCCAGATGGATTTAGGACAGGACAGAATGCccccaggaaagaaaatctcatCCAGAGCGTAGAGAAAATATGTTCCTCTGTCGATGCAGCAACTGTTACTTCACAACAGTGTGTTTTCAGAGACCAAGAAACACAG ACCCAGTCTGAGATGGCATCTATGTTAAAAAAGGATacccaagaaagaaataacaagaaATATTCTCAAGGAAGCAACACAAAAGCGTCATATCTGAAGAGTGATACTGAATTTATAAAGCTCTTTGGTCTTACTAAAGATTTGAGAGTTTGTCTTACTCGAATTCCTGACCATCTGGGCTCTAGAAAAGGTTTTGATTCCTTTAATAATATGGTGAAGAATAATTCTTACAGAGATGCAGATACTGTGATGAAGGAAGAAGTAAAACAG CACAGCTTtcctaagaaaagaaaagcaaaaactgtTAAGAAGATGAATtacacaaaaaggagaaaaataaagagggCTAGTGACGCGATCGTGAATGGAACTGATGATGCCAGTTCCCAACTCCTTGGTGTTTTACCAACAGCAGACATACCGCAGCATAACATTGTCACAGACACAGCCAGGGAAGACAAGAGAACTGAGGTAGAGAACTGCTCCTATGAGAAGCAGGGAAAAGGCACATTAACTTCAAGTGCATCGTGTGAACAAAGTAGTTACTTTAACAGAAGCTATACTGAAGATATTTTTCTGATAACACCACCAGAATTAGAAGAAACCATTAGAGATGAAAAAATTAGAAGACTTAAGCAGaatctgagagagaaagaagcagctcTTGAAGAAATGCGTAAGAAGATGCACCAAAACCAGTAA
- the Lrif1 gene encoding ligand-dependent nuclear receptor-interacting factor 1 isoform X2 — translation MYQVVQTIGTDGKSLLQLLPISKSSGNLTPVVQSPVVFDALKGNTGTPVQVTFQTQISSSSTSAPVQLPIFQPANATKYFLTRTVDTSGKGSVTSVGTGSLTPPVSNVESHGVKIDGLTMQTFANPPSTQNYSSYFVVNTPSLPVNVNSSILPSGHHLQIPVKMNSSILPSGYHLQIPAYAEVQTTPATTLSPSVHQNICGTATTSTSETVESSQIPRVFYVSPVNSVQNIVTENLQDIYPKQVTLNTSNSPVNVASQTELKGGQHSQATQVAWNFQENLQPATAISSLVPIKSSNVTSKIIKTVIGREVMGDNIKSTHLLTTIRSRRTQYIRVPFKENALVMLNEKVYLMTKEGLPSQNDQQNSVSSDIPLRKDCSEVVSSSPGTEIPKEVNSSLIESKSLELETKSLSDSQLASMASLRAEKNEKVESPSFSMTNSHTLNQSCNCLKQNQTVFTNPVFPDGFRTGQNAPRKENLIQSVEKICSSVDAATVTSQQCVFRDQETQTQSEMASMLKKDTQERNNKKYSQGSNTKASYLKSDTEFIKLFGLTKDLRVCLTRIPDHLGSRKGFDSFNNMVKNNSYRDADTVMKEEVKQHSFPKKRKAKTVKKMNYTKRRKIKRASDAIVNGTDDASSQLLGVLPTADIPQHNIVTDTAREDKRTEVENCSYEKQGKGTLTSSASCEQSSYFNRSYTEDIFLITPPELEETIRDEKIRRLKQNLREKEAALEEMRKKMHQNQ, via the exons ATGTACCAAGTAGTTCAGACGATTGGCACGGATGGAAAAAGTCTTCTGCAGTTACTTCCAATTTCTAAATCTTCTGGAAATCTTACCCCGGTAGTTCAATCTCCAGTGGTATTTGATGCTTTGAAAGGGAATACAGGAACACCAGTTCAAGTTACTTTTCAAACTCAGATTTCCAGCTCCTCTACAAGTGCACCAGTTCAATTACCCATTTTTCAGCCAGCCAATGCTACAAAGTATTTTCTTACAAGAACAGTAGATACATCAGGAAAAGGTAGCGTTACTTCTGTGGGGACTGGAAGTCTTACGCCACCAGTTTCTAATGTTGAGAGTCATGGTGTGAAAATTGATGGACTCACCATGCAAACATTTGCTAATCCTCCCTCAACACAGAATTACTCATCTTACTTTGTAGTCAATACCCCAAGTCTTCCAGTGAATGTGAATTCTTCAATTTTGCCTTCTGGGCATCATTTACAGATTCCTGTGAAGATGAATTCTTCAATTTTACCTTCCGGGTATCATTTACAGATTCCAGCCTATGCTGAAGTGCAAACTACACCTGCAACCACCTTGTCTCCTTCAGTTCATCAAAACATCTGTGGAACTGCAACTACAAGTACCTCCGAAACAGTTGAGTCCTCCCAAATACCAAGAGTTTTTTATGTATCGCCTGTAAATTCAGTGCAAAATATAGTTACCGAGAACTTGCAGGATATTTACCCCAAACAAGTGACATTAAATACCTCGAACAGTCCAGTGAACGTTGCTTCACAGACAGAGTTAAAAGGTGGTCAGCACTCTCAAGCTACTCAAGTGGCATGGAATTTTCAAGAGAATCTACAGCCTGCTACTGCTATTTCATCCCTTGTTCCTATTAAGTCATCAAATGTGAcatcaaaaattataaaaactgttATAGGTAGAGAAGTGATGGGAGATAATATTAAAAGTACACATCTGTTGACTACCATCAGGTCTCGAAGGACACAATACATACGTGTGCCTTTTAAAGAGAATGCATTGGTAATGCTTAATGAGAAAGTCTATCTGATGACTAAAGAGGGTCTGCCATCACAAAATGACCAACAGAATTCTGTTTCTTCTGATATTCCACTAAGAAAAGATTGTTCAGAGGTAGTAAGTTCAAGTCCAGGCACAGAAATACCCAAAGAGGTAAATAGTTCTTTGATTGAAAGTAAATCTTTGGAATTGGAGACAAAATCACTTTCAGATTCCCAGCTTGCTTCCATGGCCAGTCTAAGAGCAGAGAAGAATGAAAAAGTGGAGAGCCCATCATTTTCTATGACAAACTCACATACTTTGAACCAATCCTGTAACTGCCTTAAACAAAACCAGACTGTGTTTACAAACCCAGTTTTTCCAGATGGATTTAGGACAGGACAGAATGCccccaggaaagaaaatctcatCCAGAGCGTAGAGAAAATATGTTCCTCTGTCGATGCAGCAACTGTTACTTCACAACAGTGTGTTTTCAGAGACCAAGAAACACAG ACCCAGTCTGAGATGGCATCTATGTTAAAAAAGGATacccaagaaagaaataacaagaaATATTCTCAAGGAAGCAACACAAAAGCGTCATATCTGAAGAGTGATACTGAATTTATAAAGCTCTTTGGTCTTACTAAAGATTTGAGAGTTTGTCTTACTCGAATTCCTGACCATCTGGGCTCTAGAAAAGGTTTTGATTCCTTTAATAATATGGTGAAGAATAATTCTTACAGAGATGCAGATACTGTGATGAAGGAAGAAGTAAAACAG CACAGCTTtcctaagaaaagaaaagcaaaaactgtTAAGAAGATGAATtacacaaaaaggagaaaaataaagagggCTAGTGACGCGATCGTGAATGGAACTGATGATGCCAGTTCCCAACTCCTTGGTGTTTTACCAACAGCAGACATACCGCAGCATAACATTGTCACAGACACAGCCAGGGAAGACAAGAGAACTGAGGTAGAGAACTGCTCCTATGAGAAGCAGGGAAAAGGCACATTAACTTCAAGTGCATCGTGTGAACAAAGTAGTTACTTTAACAGAAGCTATACTGAAGATATTTTTCTGATAACACCACCAGAATTAGAAGAAACCATTAGAGATGAAAAAATTAGAAGACTTAAGCAGaatctgagagagaaagaagcagctcTTGAAGAAATGCGTAAGAAGATGCACCAAAACCAGTAA
- the Lrif1 gene encoding ligand-dependent nuclear receptor-interacting factor 1 isoform X3 — MAGGTRARSRADKARQTQSEMASMLKKDTQERNNKKYSQGSNTKASYLKSDTEFIKLFGLTKDLRVCLTRIPDHLGSRKGFDSFNNMVKNNSYRDADTVMKEEVKQHSFPKKRKAKTVKKMNYTKRRKIKRASDAIVNGTDDASSQLLGVLPTADIPQHNIVTDTAREDKRTEVENCSYEKQGKGTLTSSASCEQSSYFNRSYTEDIFLITPPELEETIRDEKIRRLKQNLREKEAALEEMRKKMHQNQ; from the exons ACCCAGTCTGAGATGGCATCTATGTTAAAAAAGGATacccaagaaagaaataacaagaaATATTCTCAAGGAAGCAACACAAAAGCGTCATATCTGAAGAGTGATACTGAATTTATAAAGCTCTTTGGTCTTACTAAAGATTTGAGAGTTTGTCTTACTCGAATTCCTGACCATCTGGGCTCTAGAAAAGGTTTTGATTCCTTTAATAATATGGTGAAGAATAATTCTTACAGAGATGCAGATACTGTGATGAAGGAAGAAGTAAAACAG CACAGCTTtcctaagaaaagaaaagcaaaaactgtTAAGAAGATGAATtacacaaaaaggagaaaaataaagagggCTAGTGACGCGATCGTGAATGGAACTGATGATGCCAGTTCCCAACTCCTTGGTGTTTTACCAACAGCAGACATACCGCAGCATAACATTGTCACAGACACAGCCAGGGAAGACAAGAGAACTGAGGTAGAGAACTGCTCCTATGAGAAGCAGGGAAAAGGCACATTAACTTCAAGTGCATCGTGTGAACAAAGTAGTTACTTTAACAGAAGCTATACTGAAGATATTTTTCTGATAACACCACCAGAATTAGAAGAAACCATTAGAGATGAAAAAATTAGAAGACTTAAGCAGaatctgagagagaaagaagcagctcTTGAAGAAATGCGTAAGAAGATGCACCAAAACCAGTAA